The following proteins are encoded in a genomic region of Desulfosporosinus youngiae DSM 17734:
- a CDS encoding SGNH/GDSL hydrolase family protein, which produces MMKITKLELYIILAAFSLALLVIGIFWVFNRGETPSYSLKQPSPPNTVSMDSTTDSIVSDAEAAAPDPLIVAQNTITQQGLAKLIEPTTVKALVFGDAVAGGQVASNANELSWHALISKKLEDKYPGNLQWQFKTTPEATIQDVLTYVPEVAPNTDLIILCLGRNDWTIHTTHDFQEKYEQLIIDLKAQSPQGDLFLIAEPPVKSIDRNNKSFPYRQIILGLGQKHQLPVIDEWSAFISDPTPLNGLLADGVNPSDKGYEVFAEAVLKEFEEKLVKAPR; this is translated from the coding sequence ATGATGAAAATAACCAAACTTGAATTATACATCATTTTAGCTGCTTTTAGCTTAGCACTTCTGGTTATAGGCATATTTTGGGTCTTTAATCGAGGAGAAACTCCCTCTTATTCCTTAAAACAGCCCTCGCCGCCAAACACGGTAAGCATGGACAGTACAACAGATTCTATAGTATCTGACGCAGAAGCAGCAGCGCCAGATCCCCTTATTGTGGCGCAAAACACCATTACTCAGCAAGGACTAGCTAAACTAATTGAGCCGACAACTGTCAAGGCTCTGGTCTTCGGGGATGCAGTGGCAGGAGGCCAAGTGGCTTCCAACGCGAATGAATTGAGCTGGCATGCTTTGATCTCCAAGAAATTAGAGGATAAGTACCCTGGTAATCTCCAGTGGCAATTTAAGACTACTCCAGAAGCCACGATCCAGGATGTTTTAACCTACGTTCCGGAAGTGGCACCAAACACTGATCTTATAATCCTTTGCTTAGGCCGAAACGATTGGACGATTCATACTACTCATGATTTCCAAGAGAAGTATGAACAATTAATCATAGACCTTAAAGCTCAAAGCCCTCAAGGCGACCTCTTTTTAATAGCCGAGCCTCCCGTCAAAAGCATTGACCGGAATAATAAGTCATTCCCTTATCGCCAGATCATTCTCGGTTTAGGCCAAAAGCACCAACTTCCTGTGATTGACGAGTGGTCCGCCTTTATTAGCGACCCCACTCCACTGAACGGGTTATTGGCCGATGGTGTGAATCCCAGCGATAAGGGATATGAGGTTTTTGCTGAGGCGGTGTTAAAGGAATTTGAGGAGAAGTTAGTTAAAGCTCCAAGGTAA